The genomic region ACGGAACGGCCAGCAACTTGAAGAATCCGGATTACCGTATCGCGGGCAAGACCGGAACGGCACAGATTGCCAAACGCGACTCGCAGGGATATGGGCACAAAGGAGAGCGTAGCTATCAGGCCTCATTTGTGGGCTACTTCCCGGCCGAGGACCCCAAGTATAGCTGTATGGTGGTCATCAACGCACCCGGCAATCACATCTACTACGGAAATCTGGTCGCAGGCCCGGTATTCAAGGAGATCTCGGATAAGGTCTTTGCCAAACGATTCGACCTACAGAAGCAGGATCCGACCTCCGAAGAACAAATGGCTTATAAAGTGCCCATTTCCAAGCATGGCTCGCAATCAGAATTACAGAAAGTCTTCAACGAATTCCAGGTCATACTGCAGAGTACAGATGTAGATGCTCCCTATGTACATACCTCCACGAAAGAAGAGAGAGTGGATGCGTCACCGCTGACCATCCATGAAGGCAAGGTCCCCAATGTGAAAGGCATGGGACTGACTGATGCCGTGCAATTACTGGAGAACCAAGGGATTACGGTAGCCGCTTCAGGAAGAGGCTACGTGAAAGGTCAATCCCTCTCTCCAGGGACCGCGGTAAGAAGAGGTATGAAGATCCATTTGGAGCTAGCACTGTGAAATTGCTGAAAGACATATTGTACAAGACGGGCCTTCAAGAGGTACATGGAGACCTGAACCTGGCCATAGAGTCCATTCACATGGATTCACGAAGTGTCTTGGCTTTCAGTGTATTCATTGCCGTACCAGGTACGCAGGTAGATGGGCATCGATACATCGATTCTGCCTTGGAGAAGGGAGCGGTGGCCATCGTGTGTCAAACACTGCCCGATGAACTCAAGGAGGGAATCACCTATGTGAGAGTTGCTGACACGGCCAAAGCACTGGGTCAGATGGCATCCAACTTCTACGACAATCCAAGTCAAGGCTTGAAAGTGGTGGGCATCACCGGCACCAACGGGAAGACCACTACGACCACACTGCTCTTCGACCTCTTCCGCTCATTGGGATATAAATGTGGATTGATCAGTACGGTGCACAATAGGATCGGGAAGGATACATTACCAGCTACTCATACCACTCCGGATCCTATAGCTCTCCAGCAGTTGTTCGCTCAAATGCTGGAGAAGAAGGTCACCCACTGTTTCATGGAAGTGAGTTCGCATGCCATTCACCAGCATCGGGTACAAGGAGTGGAATTCGATGTGGCGGTGTTCACCAATATCACCCATGACCACCTGGACTACCACGGAACCTTCAACGAATACATCAAGGCTAAAAAGAGACTGTTCGATGGACTCTCTTCCCAAGCGGATGCCCTCTACAATGTGGATGACCCTCATGGTGAGATCATGGTGCAGAACAGTAGTGCAAAGAAGCACTCCTATGCCATACGCTCGATTGCCGACTTCAGGGCCCGCATCATCGAGAATCATTTTGAAGGCTTGCATCTCATGCTGGATGGCAATGACCTCTACTCCAAACTGGTAGGAGGCTTCAATGCCTACAATATCCTTTGTGCCTACAGCACAGCACTGCTCCTCGGGGAGGACAAGTTGAGCATTCTGACCGCCATCAGTGGTCTGGAGCCAGTGGCGGGTCGATTCCAGTACATCAAAGGCCCCAGGGAGATAACTGCCATAGTGGACTATGCCCATACACCCGATGCGCTCAAGAATGTGCTCAAGACCATTCAAGAGATACGTACGGGGAATGAGAAAGTCATCACAGTTGTAGGTTGTGGCGGGGACAGGGATAAGACCAAGCGACCCATCATGGCCAGTGTGGCATGTGAATTCTCTGATAAGGTCATTCTTACCTCCGATAATCCCCGCACAGAGAAGCCGGAACAGATCATCGCGGACATGCAGGCCGGAGTAGAAGGTCAGCACTATAAGAAGACCTTATCCATCACTGACCGGAAGGAGGCCATACGCACAGCTTGCTCATTGGCAGAGCCCAACGATATCCTTCTGATTGCAGGTAAAGGGCATGAGAAGTACCAGGAGATACATGGTGAGCGACTCCCATTCGATGACTATGCCATCGTGAGTGAAACCCTCAAATCACTGGAGAACTGATGCTGTATCACTTGTTCGAATATCTCGAAGAGGCCTATCAGTTCCCAGGTGCACAGGTCTTCCAATACATCTCCTTCAGAGCGGCCATGGCCTTGATCACATCGCTGTTGATCTCCATGGTATTCGGTGGGTCTTTGATCACCAAGTTGAGAAAACTCCAAATAGGCGAGACCGTACGTGATCTCGGACTCGAAGGACAGATGCAGAAGCAGGGAACACCTACCATGGGAGGGCTCATCATTCTCGGAGGTATCCTCATTCCTACGCTGCTCTTTGCCCAACTGGATAATATCTACGTCATCACCTTGCTCATCACCACTGTTTGGTTGGGTACCATCGGTTTCTTGGATGACTATATCAAGGTGTTCAAGAAGAATAAGAAGGGGCTGGCTGGAAAATTCAAAGTGATCGGGCAGATAGGAGTAGGGCTGATCATCGGCTCCATCCTCTACTTCAATGATGATGCAGGTATCATGCATCAGGTAGAGATCGATGGGGAGACCGAGTGGATACAATCCAAGGCAATGGTCACCACCATCCCTTTTG from Flavobacteriales bacterium harbors:
- a CDS encoding UDP-N-acetylmuramoyl-L-alanyl-D-glutamate--2,6-diaminopimelate ligase, which encodes MKLLKDILYKTGLQEVHGDLNLAIESIHMDSRSVLAFSVFIAVPGTQVDGHRYIDSALEKGAVAIVCQTLPDELKEGITYVRVADTAKALGQMASNFYDNPSQGLKVVGITGTNGKTTTTTLLFDLFRSLGYKCGLISTVHNRIGKDTLPATHTTPDPIALQQLFAQMLEKKVTHCFMEVSSHAIHQHRVQGVEFDVAVFTNITHDHLDYHGTFNEYIKAKKRLFDGLSSQADALYNVDDPHGEIMVQNSSAKKHSYAIRSIADFRARIIENHFEGLHLMLDGNDLYSKLVGGFNAYNILCAYSTALLLGEDKLSILTAISGLEPVAGRFQYIKGPREITAIVDYAHTPDALKNVLKTIQEIRTGNEKVITVVGCGGDRDKTKRPIMASVACEFSDKVILTSDNPRTEKPEQIIADMQAGVEGQHYKKTLSITDRKEAIRTACSLAEPNDILLIAGKGHEKYQEIHGERLPFDDYAIVSETLKSLEN